In one Ochotona princeps isolate mOchPri1 chromosome 16, mOchPri1.hap1, whole genome shotgun sequence genomic region, the following are encoded:
- the C16H19orf81 gene encoding putative uncharacterized protein C19orf81 homolog isoform X1 produces the protein MATWPQPSSPEFPAPGFKEKEATAGRRSRGGGLSHSLSGHPPETYPTRLSRMHQEVETLDSSTQGTGLHREAGALLVDPETPEEIQTRSLGRPVKSSKQYLRQVIAEYKALDRELPCIRKFPVPPTAQPLCLCMETSEDFTHLEVLQALEAELPGAMESGRVSSIRFENMNVICGTAGRRDRWLIMVSDFQTRSRLLRSGLSPRGLAHQLVRHDELLLGDYRLHLRRALVRRRMLEALGAEPTAED, from the exons ATGGCCACGTGGCCGCAGCCTTCCAGCCCTGAGTTTCCTGCCCCAGGCTTCAAAGAGAAGGAGGCCACAGCGGGGAGACGGAGCAGGGGCGGGGGCCTCAGCCACAGCCTCTCCGGCCACCCTCCTGAGACGTACCCCACCCGCCTCTCCAGGATGCACCAAGAGGTGGAGACTCTGGACTCCTCCACCCAGGGCACCGGCTTGCACAGGGAGGCAG GGGCCCTCCTTGTGGACCCGGAGACCCCAGAAGAGATTCAGACCCGGAGTCTGGGCAGGCCCGTCAAATCCTC GAAGCAGTACCTGCGGCAGGTTATTGCCGAGTACAAGGCGCTGGACCGAGAGCTGCCTTGTATCCGCAAGTTCCCAGTGCCGCCTACTGCGCAGCCCCTCTGCCTGTGCATGGAGACCTCG GAGGATTTTACTCACCTGGAGGTGCTGCAGGCGCTGGAGGCCGAGTTACCTGGGGCCATGGAGAGTGGGCGCGTGAGCAGCATCCGCTTCGAGAACATGAACGTCATCTGTGGAACGGCTGGCCGCCGGGACCG GTGGCTCATCATGGTCTCGGACTTCCAGACGCGGTCGCGCCTGCTGCGCTCCGGGCTCAGTCCCCGCGGGCTCGCGCACCAGCTCGTGCGCCACGACGAGTTACTGCTGGGCGACTACCGCCTGCACCTGCGCCGCGCCCTGGTGCGGCGGCGCATGCTCGAGGCTCTGGGGGCAGAACCGACCGCAGAAGACTGA
- the C16H19orf81 gene encoding putative uncharacterized protein C19orf81 homolog isoform X2, with amino-acid sequence MHQEVETLDSSTQGTGLHREAGALLVDPETPEEIQTRSLGRPVKSSKQYLRQVIAEYKALDRELPCIRKFPVPPTAQPLCLCMETSEDFTHLEVLQALEAELPGAMESGRVSSIRFENMNVICGTAGRRDRWLIMVSDFQTRSRLLRSGLSPRGLAHQLVRHDELLLGDYRLHLRRALVRRRMLEALGAEPTAED; translated from the exons ATGCACCAAGAGGTGGAGACTCTGGACTCCTCCACCCAGGGCACCGGCTTGCACAGGGAGGCAG GGGCCCTCCTTGTGGACCCGGAGACCCCAGAAGAGATTCAGACCCGGAGTCTGGGCAGGCCCGTCAAATCCTC GAAGCAGTACCTGCGGCAGGTTATTGCCGAGTACAAGGCGCTGGACCGAGAGCTGCCTTGTATCCGCAAGTTCCCAGTGCCGCCTACTGCGCAGCCCCTCTGCCTGTGCATGGAGACCTCG GAGGATTTTACTCACCTGGAGGTGCTGCAGGCGCTGGAGGCCGAGTTACCTGGGGCCATGGAGAGTGGGCGCGTGAGCAGCATCCGCTTCGAGAACATGAACGTCATCTGTGGAACGGCTGGCCGCCGGGACCG GTGGCTCATCATGGTCTCGGACTTCCAGACGCGGTCGCGCCTGCTGCGCTCCGGGCTCAGTCCCCGCGGGCTCGCGCACCAGCTCGTGCGCCACGACGAGTTACTGCTGGGCGACTACCGCCTGCACCTGCGCCGCGCCCTGGTGCGGCGGCGCATGCTCGAGGCTCTGGGGGCAGAACCGACCGCAGAAGACTGA